A part of Paenibacillus sp. sptzw28 genomic DNA contains:
- a CDS encoding mannose-1-phosphate guanylyltransferase, which translates to MNVVIMAGGKGTRFWPRSVDSMPKQFLPFHSERTLIQETVSRFRKIVSSSRLYIIAPARYLPLLEEQLPEFTQDQLILEPEQKDTAACIALAAFRFQQRGDDEPAIFVPSDQYIAEEEPFLAAVRRAAEMAKRPGAIVTLGIEPTRPETGFGYMKTKEPAAGEDLPDSVLPVLRFMEKPTAERAEKLIREPGTYWNSGIFVCKPSTLARRMEQFQPAIWNSLIEHPLDVSAAYALMPRLSIDFAVMERAESMYCIPVQCGWDDIGSWAVLGRHWTPDANGNVSKGSVTLTEASGNTVFIADKHALIIGVHDLIIVSTPSGLLVCPKTEEFRLRMWLK; encoded by the coding sequence ATGAATGTGGTTATTATGGCAGGCGGCAAGGGTACCAGATTCTGGCCGCGAAGCGTCGACTCAATGCCAAAGCAATTTTTGCCCTTTCACTCCGAACGGACTTTGATTCAGGAGACGGTTAGCCGCTTTCGCAAAATTGTCTCGAGCTCCCGGTTGTATATAATAGCACCCGCCCGCTATCTGCCGCTCCTGGAAGAACAGCTTCCGGAATTCACGCAGGACCAGCTTATATTGGAGCCGGAGCAAAAGGATACGGCAGCCTGCATTGCTCTTGCCGCGTTTCGGTTCCAGCAAAGGGGAGACGACGAGCCGGCGATATTCGTGCCTTCGGATCAGTATATAGCGGAGGAGGAGCCGTTCCTTGCAGCCGTGAGACGTGCCGCGGAAATGGCGAAGAGGCCCGGTGCGATCGTAACGCTCGGGATCGAGCCTACCCGCCCGGAAACCGGATTCGGTTATATGAAGACAAAGGAGCCCGCAGCCGGTGAAGACCTGCCCGATAGCGTTCTCCCTGTTCTTCGCTTCATGGAGAAGCCGACAGCAGAGCGTGCCGAGAAGCTCATTCGCGAACCCGGCACTTACTGGAACAGCGGTATTTTTGTTTGCAAACCCTCAACTCTTGCCCGCCGAATGGAGCAATTCCAGCCGGCGATATGGAACAGCCTTATTGAGCACCCGCTCGATGTATCGGCGGCCTATGCCCTTATGCCGCGGCTTTCCATTGATTTTGCCGTCATGGAACGGGCCGAATCGATGTACTGTATACCGGTACAATGCGGCTGGGACGATATTGGTTCGTGGGCGGTGCTCGGCCGCCACTGGACGCCGGATGCCAATGGGAATGTGAGTAAAGGCAGCGTAACGCTCACGGAAGCAAGCGGTAATACGGTCTTTATTGCCGATAAGCATGCACTGATAATAGGTGTGCATGACCTTATTATCGTATCGACGCCTTCCGGTCTGCTTGTGTGCCCGAAAACAGAAGAATTCCGGCTGAGAATGTGGTTAAAGTAA